In the genome of Kitasatospora cineracea, one region contains:
- the ccrA gene encoding crotonyl-CoA carboxylase/reductase: protein MQEILDAILSGNATSADYAALALPDSYRAVTLHKDEEQMFAGLASRDKDPRKSLHLDDVPLPELGPGEALVAVMASSVNYNTVWSSIFEPVSTFGFLERYGRLSPLTNRHDLPYHVLGSDLAGVVLRTGAGVNAWKPGDEVVAHCLSVELESPDGHNDTMMDPEQRIWGFETNFGGLAQIALVKTNQLLPKPKHLTWEEAASPGLVNSTAYRQLVSRNGAGMKQGDNVLIWGASGGLGSYATQYALAGGATPICVVSSPQKADICRAMGAEAIIDRSAEGYRFWKDENNQDPREWKRLGAKIREFTGGEDVDIVFEHPGRETFGASVYVTRKGGTIVTCASTSGYMHQYDNRYLWMSLKRIVGSHFANYREAFEANRLVAKGKIHPTLSKVYSLEETGQAALDVHHNKHQGKVGVLCLAPQEGLGVRDHELRAQHLTKINAFRDI from the coding sequence ATGCAGGAAATTCTCGACGCGATCCTCAGCGGCAACGCCACGTCCGCGGACTACGCCGCCCTGGCGCTGCCCGACTCCTACCGGGCCGTGACGCTCCACAAGGACGAGGAGCAGATGTTCGCGGGCCTGGCCAGCCGCGACAAGGACCCGCGCAAGTCGCTCCACCTGGACGACGTGCCACTGCCCGAACTCGGCCCGGGCGAGGCCCTGGTGGCCGTGATGGCCAGCTCGGTCAACTACAACACCGTGTGGAGCTCGATCTTCGAGCCGGTCTCCACCTTCGGCTTCCTGGAGCGCTACGGCCGCCTGTCGCCGCTGACGAACCGTCACGACCTGCCGTACCACGTCCTCGGCTCCGACCTGGCGGGCGTGGTGCTGCGCACCGGTGCCGGGGTCAACGCCTGGAAGCCCGGCGACGAGGTCGTCGCGCACTGCCTGTCGGTCGAGCTGGAGTCCCCGGACGGCCACAACGACACGATGATGGACCCGGAGCAGCGGATCTGGGGCTTCGAGACCAACTTCGGCGGCCTGGCCCAGATCGCCCTGGTCAAGACCAACCAGCTGCTGCCCAAGCCCAAGCACCTGACCTGGGAGGAGGCCGCCTCCCCGGGCCTGGTCAACTCCACCGCCTACCGGCAGCTGGTCTCGCGCAACGGCGCCGGCATGAAGCAGGGCGACAACGTGCTGATCTGGGGCGCCAGCGGCGGCCTCGGCTCGTACGCCACCCAGTACGCGCTGGCCGGCGGCGCCACCCCGATCTGCGTGGTCTCCAGCCCGCAGAAGGCCGACATCTGCCGGGCGATGGGCGCCGAGGCGATCATCGACCGCTCGGCCGAGGGCTACCGGTTCTGGAAGGACGAGAACAACCAGGACCCGCGCGAGTGGAAGCGCCTGGGCGCGAAGATCCGCGAGTTCACCGGCGGCGAGGACGTGGACATCGTCTTCGAGCACCCGGGCCGGGAGACCTTCGGCGCCTCGGTCTACGTCACCCGCAAGGGCGGCACCATCGTCACCTGCGCCTCCACCTCCGGCTACATGCACCAGTACGACAACCGCTACCTGTGGATGTCGCTCAAGCGGATCGTCGGCTCGCACTTCGCCAACTACCGCGAGGCGTTCGAGGCCAACCGGCTGGTCGCCAAGGGCAAGATCCACCCGACGCTGTCGAAGGTCTACTCGCTGGAGGAGACCGGCCAGGCGGCGCTGGACGTGCACCACAACAAGCACCAGGGCAAGGTCGGCGTGCTCTGCCTGGCCCCGCAGGAGGGCCTGGGCGTGCGCGACCACGAGCTGCGGGCGCAGCACCTCACCAAGATCAACGCCTTCCGGGACATCTGA
- a CDS encoding protein meaA: MAAQERDRPWLMRTYAGHSTASDSNALYRRNLAKGQTGLSVAFDLPTQTGYDSDHVLARGEVGRVGVPVGHLGDMRTLFDGIPLERTNTSMTINATAMWLLALYQVVAEEQGADVAGLTGTTQNDIVKEYLSRGTHVFPPGPSVRLITDMIAYTVAHIPKWNPINICSYHLQEAGATPVQEIAYSMCTAIAVLDAVRDSGQVPAERMGEVVGRISFFVNAGVRFVEEMCKMRAFNRLWEKVTRERYGIEDAKQRRFRYGVQVNSLGLTEAQPENNVQRIVLEMLAVTLSKDARARAVQLPAWNEALGLPRPWDQQWSLRIQQVLAYESDLLEYGDLFDGSHVVEAKTAELLAGAEAEIAKVLEMGGVIPAVESGYLKSNLVASHAERRARIEAGQDKIIGVNCFDSTEDSPLTADLDTAIMVVDPASERSVLANLDAWRGSRDEAAVQGALARLKEVAATDENLMDATLACARAGATTGEWSFALREVFGEYRAPTGVGGAPVAVAAEPGGELAAVREAVAATAAELGTGKLRLLVGKPGLDGHSNGAEQIAVRARDAGFEVVYQGIRLTPEQIVSAAVAEDVHCVGLSILSGAHPELVPDVIQRLGRAGVEDVPVIVGGIIPAADAEVLRAAGVAAVFTPKDFGITTIIGRIVDEIRLANRLQPWAAATAATS, encoded by the coding sequence ATGGCCGCTCAGGAACGTGACCGACCCTGGCTGATGCGCACCTACGCCGGGCACTCCACCGCGAGCGACTCCAACGCGCTGTACCGGCGCAACCTCGCCAAGGGGCAGACCGGCCTGTCGGTGGCCTTCGACCTGCCGACCCAGACCGGCTACGACTCCGACCACGTCCTCGCCCGCGGCGAGGTCGGCCGGGTCGGCGTGCCGGTCGGGCACCTGGGCGACATGCGGACCCTGTTCGACGGGATCCCGCTGGAGCGCACCAACACCTCGATGACGATCAACGCCACCGCGATGTGGCTGCTGGCGCTCTACCAGGTGGTCGCCGAGGAGCAGGGCGCGGACGTCGCCGGGCTCACCGGCACCACCCAGAACGACATCGTCAAGGAGTACCTGTCGCGCGGGACGCACGTCTTCCCGCCCGGCCCCTCGGTGCGGCTGATCACCGACATGATCGCCTACACGGTGGCGCACATCCCGAAGTGGAACCCGATCAACATCTGCAGCTACCACCTGCAGGAGGCCGGGGCGACGCCCGTCCAGGAGATCGCCTACTCGATGTGCACCGCGATCGCCGTGCTGGACGCCGTCCGCGACTCCGGGCAGGTCCCGGCGGAGCGGATGGGCGAGGTGGTCGGCCGGATCTCCTTCTTCGTGAACGCGGGCGTCCGCTTCGTCGAGGAGATGTGCAAGATGCGGGCCTTCAACCGGCTCTGGGAGAAGGTCACCCGGGAGCGCTACGGCATCGAGGACGCCAAGCAGCGCCGGTTCCGCTACGGCGTGCAGGTCAACTCGCTGGGCCTGACCGAGGCGCAGCCGGAGAACAACGTCCAGCGGATCGTGCTGGAGATGCTGGCCGTCACGCTCTCCAAGGACGCCCGCGCCCGCGCCGTCCAACTCCCGGCCTGGAACGAGGCGTTGGGCCTGCCGCGGCCGTGGGACCAGCAGTGGTCGCTGCGGATCCAGCAGGTGCTGGCGTACGAGTCGGACCTGCTGGAGTACGGCGACCTGTTCGACGGCTCGCACGTGGTCGAGGCGAAGACCGCCGAGCTGCTGGCCGGCGCCGAGGCGGAGATCGCCAAGGTGCTGGAGATGGGCGGGGTGATCCCGGCCGTCGAGTCCGGCTACCTGAAGTCCAACCTGGTCGCCTCGCACGCCGAGCGGCGGGCCCGGATCGAGGCCGGCCAGGACAAGATCATCGGCGTCAACTGCTTCGACAGCACCGAGGACAGCCCGCTCACCGCGGACCTGGACACCGCCATCATGGTGGTCGACCCGGCCTCCGAGCGCTCGGTGCTGGCCAACCTGGACGCCTGGCGCGGCAGCCGCGACGAGGCCGCCGTGCAGGGCGCGCTGGCCCGCCTGAAGGAGGTGGCCGCCACCGACGAGAACCTGATGGACGCCACCCTGGCCTGCGCCCGGGCCGGCGCCACCACCGGCGAGTGGTCGTTCGCGCTGCGCGAGGTGTTCGGCGAGTACCGGGCCCCCACCGGCGTGGGCGGCGCCCCGGTCGCGGTCGCGGCCGAGCCGGGCGGCGAACTCGCCGCCGTGCGCGAGGCGGTGGCGGCCACCGCCGCCGAGCTCGGCACCGGCAAGCTGCGCCTGCTGGTCGGCAAGCCCGGCCTGGACGGTCACTCCAACGGCGCCGAGCAGATCGCCGTCCGGGCCCGCGACGCCGGGTTCGAGGTGGTCTACCAGGGCATCCGGCTGACGCCCGAGCAGATCGTCTCGGCGGCCGTCGCCGAGGACGTGCACTGCGTGGGCCTGTCCATCCTCTCCGGGGCGCACCCGGAGCTTGTGCCCGACGTCATACAGCGGTTGGGCCGGGCCGGGGTGGAGGATGTGCCGGTGATCGTGGGCGGCATCATCCCGGCAGCCGACGCGGAGGTCCTGCGGGCCGCCGGGGTGGCCGCCGTGTTCACGCCCAAGGACTTCGGCATCACCACCATCATCGGCCGGATCGTGGACGAGATCCGGCTGGCCAACAGGCTCCAGCCGTGGGCCGCGGCCACCGCCGCGACCAGCTGA
- a CDS encoding acyl-CoA dehydrogenase family protein — protein sequence MGRLAQTDGLTEIQRDILATVREFVDKEIIPVATELEHRDEYPTAIVEGMKQLGLFGLTIPEEYGGLGESLLTYALVVEEIARGWMSVSGIVNTHFIVAHMITAHGTREQKDYFLPKMAAGELRGAFSMSEPGLGSDVSAISTKGVKDGDSYVLNGQKMWLTNGGTSSVVAVLCRTDEGGSTPYKNMTTFLVEKTPGFGPNETVPGLTVPGKIEKMGYKGVDTTELVLQDVRVPADRILGGVPGKGFYQMMDGVEVGRVNVAARGCGVARRAFELGIAYAQQRTTFGKKIAEHQAIQFKLAEMATKVEAAHQMMVMAARKKDSGQRNDLEAGMAKYLASEYCKEVVEDSFRIHGGYGFSKEYEIERLYREAPMLLIGEGTAEIQKMIVGRRLLEEYRLAD from the coding sequence ATGGGACGCCTCGCACAGACCGACGGCCTCACCGAGATCCAGCGGGACATCCTCGCCACCGTGCGGGAGTTCGTCGACAAGGAGATCATCCCGGTCGCCACCGAACTCGAGCACCGCGACGAGTACCCGACCGCGATCGTCGAGGGCATGAAGCAGCTCGGCCTGTTCGGGCTGACCATCCCCGAGGAGTACGGCGGCCTCGGCGAGTCGCTGCTCACCTACGCCCTGGTGGTGGAGGAGATCGCCCGCGGCTGGATGTCGGTCTCCGGCATCGTGAACACCCACTTCATCGTGGCGCACATGATCACCGCGCACGGCACCCGGGAGCAGAAGGACTACTTCCTGCCGAAGATGGCGGCCGGCGAGCTGCGCGGCGCCTTCTCGATGTCCGAGCCGGGCCTGGGCTCCGACGTGTCGGCGATCTCCACCAAGGGCGTCAAGGACGGCGACTCCTACGTCCTGAACGGCCAGAAGATGTGGCTGACCAACGGCGGCACCTCCAGCGTCGTCGCGGTGCTGTGCCGGACGGACGAGGGCGGCAGCACCCCGTACAAGAACATGACCACCTTCCTGGTCGAGAAGACCCCGGGCTTCGGGCCGAACGAGACCGTTCCCGGCCTGACCGTGCCCGGCAAGATCGAGAAGATGGGCTACAAGGGCGTCGACACCACCGAGTTGGTGCTGCAGGACGTCCGGGTCCCGGCCGACCGGATCCTCGGCGGCGTCCCCGGCAAGGGCTTCTACCAGATGATGGACGGCGTCGAGGTCGGCCGGGTCAACGTGGCCGCCCGCGGCTGCGGGGTGGCCCGCCGGGCGTTCGAGCTGGGCATCGCCTACGCGCAGCAGCGCACCACCTTCGGCAAGAAGATCGCCGAGCACCAGGCGATCCAGTTCAAGCTCGCCGAGATGGCCACCAAGGTCGAGGCCGCGCACCAGATGATGGTGATGGCCGCCCGCAAGAAGGACAGCGGCCAGCGCAACGACCTCGAGGCCGGCATGGCCAAGTACCTGGCCTCCGAGTACTGCAAGGAGGTCGTCGAGGACTCCTTCCGGATCCACGGCGGCTACGGCTTCTCCAAGGAGTACGAGATCGAGCGGCTCTACCGGGAGGCCCCGATGCTGCTGATCGGTGAAGGTACGGCGGAGATCCAGAAGATGATCGTGGGACGCCGGCTGCTGGAGGAGTACCGGCTCGCCGACTGA
- a CDS encoding TetR/AcrR family transcriptional regulator, with protein MTVVTAAPVRRADAARNRARIVAAAREAFVEHGALASLDEIARRAGVGNATLYRNFADRQALIHQVSIAVMERIVAHAHAATAEEPDSFAAFSRFVHAAAEERIGALCPLLSDTIDLNEPELTAARAEMKQVTEDLIARAQADGLLRTDVGAGDIVVAMAQLTRPLPGFGCLDLDPHVRRHLQLLLDGLRAPAPSTLPGRAATLEDLTPRV; from the coding sequence ATGACCGTCGTCACCGCCGCTCCCGTCCGCCGGGCGGACGCGGCCCGCAACCGGGCCCGGATCGTCGCCGCGGCCCGGGAGGCCTTCGTCGAGCACGGGGCGCTGGCCTCGCTGGACGAGATCGCCCGCCGGGCCGGCGTCGGCAACGCCACGCTGTACCGGAACTTCGCCGACCGCCAGGCCCTGATCCACCAGGTGTCGATCGCCGTGATGGAACGGATCGTGGCGCACGCGCACGCGGCCACCGCGGAGGAGCCCGACTCCTTCGCCGCGTTCAGCCGCTTCGTGCACGCCGCGGCCGAGGAGCGGATCGGCGCGCTCTGCCCCCTGCTGTCCGACACGATCGACCTGAACGAACCCGAACTCACCGCGGCCCGCGCCGAGATGAAGCAGGTCACCGAGGACCTGATCGCGCGCGCCCAGGCCGACGGCCTGCTCCGCACCGACGTCGGCGCCGGCGACATCGTCGTCGCCATGGCCCAGCTCACCCGACCGCTCCCCGGCTTCGGCTGCCTCGACCTGGACCCGCACGTCCGGCGTCACCTGCAGTTGCTGCTGGACGGCCTGCGGGCACCCGCACCGTCCACGCTGCCCGGCCGTGCCGCGACCCTGGAGGACCTCACGCCCCGCGTCTGA
- a CDS encoding MaoC family dehydratase produces MQFGRTYEEFEVGAVYKHWPGKTVTEYDDHLFCLLTMNHHPLHLDANYATTTVQGKNVVVGNYVYSLLLGMSVPDVSGKAIANLEIESLRHVAPTFHGDTLYGETEVLDKHMTSKPDRGIVYVETKGYKQDGTVVCTFRRKVMVPTETYVKERGGEQPGRPEPLA; encoded by the coding sequence ATGCAGTTCGGACGCACCTACGAGGAGTTCGAGGTCGGCGCGGTCTACAAGCACTGGCCCGGCAAGACCGTCACCGAGTACGACGACCACCTGTTCTGCCTGCTCACCATGAACCACCACCCGCTGCACCTGGACGCCAACTACGCGACCACCACCGTGCAGGGCAAGAACGTCGTGGTCGGCAACTACGTCTACTCGCTGCTGCTCGGCATGTCGGTGCCGGACGTGTCCGGCAAGGCGATCGCCAACCTGGAGATCGAGTCGCTGCGGCACGTCGCGCCGACCTTCCACGGCGACACGCTGTACGGCGAGACCGAAGTTCTCGACAAGCACATGACATCCAAGCCGGATCGCGGCATCGTGTACGTCGAGACCAAGGGCTACAAGCAGGACGGCACCGTCGTCTGCACCTTCCGCCGCAAGGTGATGGTGCCGACCGAGACGTACGTGAAGGAGCGCGGCGGGGAACAGCCCGGCCGCCCCGAGCCGCTCGCCTGA
- a CDS encoding MFS transporter, with product MSDTLQPDPRRWKALVFIALAQLMVVLDATVVNIALPHAKEDLGFADSTTQWVITAYALAFGSLLLFGGRVADLWGRRRTFMVGLVGFAAASAIGGAAVNTTMLLGARALQGVFGALLAPAALSLLAVMFTDGKERAKAFGIYGAVAGGGGAIGLILGGALTEYLNWRWTFYVNIPFAVVAILGAVMVIREPAVGLNRNRLDIPGVLLVTTGLVSLVYGFTRAEQEGWGDSSTIGLFVAAAVLLAAFVVVESRVKAPLLPLRVITDRNRGGVYLSLGMAVIGMFGLFLFLTLYMQGVLGYKPLVNGFAFLPMVAGMITGSTQIGARLMTRVPARYLMAPGFLVASLGLLILTQIDVGTSYWQILPGLVLMGLGMGTAFMPAMSLATYGVQPRDAGVASAMVNTSQQVGGAIGTALLSTVAHSAGTSWAKTHAAAATDPKLFQLQAQVHSYSVAIWWAFGILVLAGITAFTLVNAGKPEHHTEGAPAEDAVPVMAH from the coding sequence ATGTCTGACACCCTCCAGCCGGACCCGCGCCGGTGGAAGGCGCTCGTCTTCATCGCCCTCGCCCAACTGATGGTCGTCCTCGACGCGACCGTGGTGAACATCGCGCTCCCGCACGCCAAGGAAGACCTCGGCTTCGCCGACAGCACCACCCAGTGGGTGATCACCGCTTACGCGCTGGCCTTCGGCAGCCTGCTGCTGTTCGGCGGCCGGGTCGCCGACCTGTGGGGCCGCCGCCGGACCTTCATGGTCGGCCTGGTCGGCTTCGCCGCGGCCTCCGCGATCGGCGGCGCCGCCGTCAACACCACCATGCTGCTCGGCGCCCGCGCCCTGCAGGGCGTGTTCGGCGCGCTGCTCGCGCCCGCCGCGCTGTCGCTGCTCGCCGTGATGTTCACCGACGGCAAGGAGCGCGCCAAGGCGTTCGGCATCTACGGCGCCGTCGCCGGCGGTGGCGGTGCGATCGGCCTGATCCTGGGCGGCGCCCTCACCGAGTACCTGAACTGGCGCTGGACCTTCTACGTCAACATCCCGTTCGCCGTGGTCGCCATCCTCGGCGCGGTCATGGTCATCCGCGAGCCCGCCGTCGGCCTGAACCGCAACCGCCTCGACATCCCGGGCGTGCTGCTGGTCACCACCGGCCTGGTCTCCCTGGTGTACGGCTTCACCCGGGCCGAGCAGGAGGGCTGGGGCGACAGCAGCACCATCGGCCTGTTCGTGGCCGCCGCCGTGCTGCTCGCCGCCTTCGTGGTGGTCGAGAGCCGGGTCAAGGCCCCGCTGCTGCCGCTGCGCGTGATCACCGACCGCAACCGCGGCGGCGTCTACCTCTCGCTCGGCATGGCCGTGATCGGCATGTTCGGCCTGTTCCTCTTCCTGACCCTCTACATGCAGGGCGTGCTGGGCTACAAGCCGCTGGTCAACGGCTTCGCCTTCCTCCCGATGGTGGCCGGCATGATCACCGGCTCCACCCAGATCGGCGCCCGCCTGATGACCCGGGTCCCGGCCCGCTACCTGATGGCGCCCGGCTTCCTGGTCGCCTCGCTCGGCCTGCTGATCCTCACCCAGATCGACGTCGGCACCTCGTACTGGCAGATCCTGCCCGGCCTGGTCCTGATGGGCCTCGGCATGGGCACCGCGTTCATGCCCGCGATGAGCCTGGCCACCTACGGCGTGCAGCCGCGGGACGCCGGTGTCGCCTCCGCGATGGTCAACACCTCCCAGCAGGTCGGCGGCGCGATCGGCACCGCCCTGCTGAGCACCGTCGCCCACAGCGCCGGCACCTCCTGGGCCAAGACCCACGCGGCCGCCGCCACCGACCCGAAGCTGTTCCAGCTCCAGGCCCAGGTGCACTCCTACTCGGTCGCCATCTGGTGGGCCTTCGGCATCCTGGTCCTGGCCGGCATCACCGCCTTCACCCTGGTCAACGCCGGCAAGCCCGAGCACCACACCGAGGGCGCCCCCGCCGAGGACGCCGTCCCGGTCATGGCGCACTGA
- a CDS encoding 3-hydroxyacyl-CoA dehydrogenase family protein — MERPFPTVAVVGLGTMGAGVAVALARSGRRVIGVEAGPTQALRALGRIEASTARAVERERLSADERAALLALIEVGDDLNAAARADLVVEEVPEDLELKRSLFAELDRICPPETVLATGTTALSVTRIAAATARPERVLGVHFFNPVHSMRLVEVVRTVLTSAQAAEQVAELARSLDKEPVAAGDRAGFIANGLLFAYLNQAAAMFESRYATREDIDAAMRLGCGLPMGPLALLDLIGVDTARTVLEAMYAQSKDRLHAPAPILGQLVAAGLLGRKSGRGFYTYEAPGSSKAVPEQQADAGPRAAGREVRSIGVCGSGTMATGIVEVFAKAGFPVLLAARSQEKAERAKAQLAKSLERSVARGRLSGADRDAALALVTPTGSYRDLADADLVVEAVAEDLAVKRELFAALDAIAKPGAVLATTTSSLPVISCATATSRPRDVVGMHFFNPAPAMKLVEVVSTVLTAEDVTATVLELCAKVRKHPVECGDRAGFIVNALLFPYLNDAVRMLQEHYATVDDIDTAMKLGCGYPMGPFELLDVVGLDVSLTIEQVLHQEFREPGLAAAPLLEHLVAAGCLGRKTGRGFRDHARR, encoded by the coding sequence ATGGAGCGTCCCTTCCCCACTGTTGCCGTGGTCGGCCTGGGCACCATGGGTGCCGGGGTGGCCGTGGCCCTCGCGCGCAGCGGGCGTCGGGTGATCGGCGTGGAGGCCGGTCCGACGCAGGCCCTGCGGGCGCTGGGCCGGATCGAGGCGTCCACCGCGCGGGCGGTGGAGCGCGAGCGGCTGTCGGCCGACGAGCGGGCGGCGCTGCTGGCGCTGATCGAGGTCGGTGACGACCTGAACGCCGCGGCCCGCGCCGACCTGGTGGTCGAGGAGGTCCCGGAGGACCTGGAGCTCAAGCGGTCGCTGTTCGCCGAGCTGGACCGGATCTGCCCGCCGGAGACGGTGCTGGCGACCGGCACCACGGCGCTGAGCGTGACCCGGATCGCGGCGGCCACCGCCCGTCCGGAGCGGGTGCTGGGCGTGCACTTCTTCAACCCGGTGCACAGCATGCGCCTGGTGGAGGTGGTCCGCACCGTGCTGACTTCGGCTCAGGCCGCCGAGCAGGTGGCCGAGTTGGCCCGGAGCCTGGACAAGGAGCCGGTGGCGGCGGGCGACCGGGCCGGGTTCATCGCCAACGGCCTGCTGTTCGCGTACCTGAACCAGGCGGCGGCGATGTTCGAGTCCCGGTACGCGACCCGGGAGGACATCGACGCGGCGATGCGGCTGGGCTGCGGCCTGCCGATGGGCCCGCTGGCGCTGCTGGACCTGATCGGCGTGGACACCGCCCGCACCGTGCTGGAGGCGATGTACGCGCAGTCCAAGGACCGGCTGCACGCGCCGGCGCCGATCCTGGGCCAGCTGGTCGCGGCGGGCCTGCTGGGCCGCAAGTCGGGCCGGGGCTTCTACACCTACGAGGCGCCGGGCTCCTCGAAGGCGGTCCCGGAGCAGCAGGCGGACGCGGGGCCGCGGGCGGCCGGGCGCGAGGTGCGCAGCATCGGCGTGTGCGGCAGCGGGACGATGGCGACCGGCATCGTGGAGGTGTTCGCCAAGGCGGGCTTCCCGGTGCTGCTGGCGGCCCGCAGCCAGGAGAAGGCGGAGCGGGCGAAGGCGCAGCTGGCGAAGTCGCTGGAGCGTTCGGTGGCCAGGGGCCGGCTGTCCGGGGCGGACCGGGACGCGGCGCTGGCGCTGGTCACCCCGACCGGCTCGTACCGGGACCTGGCGGACGCCGACCTGGTGGTGGAGGCGGTGGCGGAGGACCTGGCGGTCAAGCGGGAGCTGTTCGCCGCGCTGGACGCGATCGCCAAGCCGGGCGCGGTGCTGGCCACCACCACCTCCTCGCTGCCGGTGATCTCCTGCGCGACGGCCACCTCGCGGCCGCGCGACGTGGTCGGGATGCACTTCTTCAACCCGGCGCCCGCCATGAAGCTGGTCGAGGTGGTCTCCACGGTGCTGACCGCCGAGGACGTCACGGCGACCGTGCTGGAGCTGTGCGCGAAGGTGCGCAAGCACCCGGTGGAGTGCGGCGACCGGGCCGGGTTCATCGTGAACGCGCTGCTGTTCCCGTACCTGAACGACGCGGTGCGGATGCTGCAGGAGCACTACGCGACGGTGGACGACATCGACACCGCGATGAAGCTGGGCTGCGGCTACCCGATGGGCCCGTTCGAGCTGCTGGACGTGGTGGGGCTGGACGTGTCGCTGACCATCGAGCAGGTGCTGCACCAGGAGTTCCGGGAGCCGGGCCTGGCGGCGGCGCCGCTGCTGGAGCACCTGGTGGCGGCGGGCTGCCTGGGGCGCAAGACGGGGCGTGGTTTCCGCGACCACGCACGGCGATGA
- a CDS encoding HpcH/HpaI aldolase/citrate lyase family protein yields the protein MSSNRLRPRRSCLAVPGSNPRFLEKAQGLPADQVFLDLEDACAPLVKESARHHIVDALNNGDWGGKTRVVRVNDWTTHWTYRDVITVVEGAGQNLDCIMLPKVQDAQQVIALDLLLTQIEKTVGLEVGKIGIEAQIENAKGLINVDAIAAASPRLETIIFGPADFMASINMKSLVVGEQPPGYGADAYHYILMRILMAARANDLQAIDGPYLQIRNQEGYREVARRSAALGFDGKWVLHPDQVGAANEIYSPAQEDYDHAELILDAYDWCTSEAGGAKGSAMLGDEMIDEASRKMALVIAGKGRAAGMERTTKFEQPVSDKTAGA from the coding sequence ATGTCTTCGAACCGCCTCCGTCCGCGCCGTTCCTGCCTGGCCGTGCCGGGCAGCAACCCGCGCTTCCTGGAGAAGGCCCAGGGCCTGCCCGCCGACCAGGTCTTCCTCGACCTGGAGGACGCCTGCGCCCCGCTGGTCAAGGAGAGCGCCCGGCACCACATCGTGGACGCCCTGAACAACGGCGACTGGGGCGGCAAGACCCGGGTCGTCCGGGTCAACGACTGGACCACGCACTGGACCTACCGCGACGTGATCACCGTCGTCGAGGGCGCCGGCCAGAACCTGGACTGCATCATGCTGCCCAAGGTGCAGGACGCCCAGCAGGTGATCGCGCTGGACCTGCTGCTCACCCAGATCGAGAAGACGGTGGGCCTGGAGGTCGGGAAGATCGGCATCGAGGCGCAGATCGAGAACGCCAAGGGCCTGATCAACGTCGACGCGATCGCCGCCGCCTCGCCCCGGCTGGAGACCATCATCTTCGGCCCGGCCGACTTCATGGCGTCCATCAACATGAAGTCCCTGGTGGTCGGCGAGCAGCCGCCCGGCTACGGCGCCGACGCCTACCACTACATCCTGATGCGCATCCTGATGGCCGCCCGCGCCAACGACCTGCAGGCGATCGACGGCCCCTACCTGCAGATCCGCAACCAGGAGGGCTACCGCGAGGTGGCCCGCCGCTCGGCCGCCCTCGGCTTCGACGGCAAGTGGGTGCTGCACCCGGACCAGGTCGGCGCCGCGAACGAGATCTACTCGCCCGCGCAGGAGGACTACGACCACGCCGAGCTGATCCTGGACGCCTACGACTGGTGCACCTCGGAGGCCGGCGGCGCCAAGGGCTCGGCGATGCTCGGCGACGAGATGATCGACGAGGCCAGCCGCAAGATGGCCCTGGTCATCGCGGGCAAGGGCCGGGCCGCGGGCATGGAGCGCACCACCAAGTTCGAACAGCCTGTTTCCGACAAGACGGCGGGGGCGTGA
- a CDS encoding TetR family transcriptional regulator: MDRQTSSPQQQPPAAGPDQSRSGAESGPGSRRAAAQRLQMRQDLTAAAMELFATQGYEETTVDQIAAAAGVARRTFFRYFRSKEEAIFPDHDDTLVRVADLLASADAEEHPLDVVCRGIKEVLRMYASTPEMSVARYQLIRQVPALREREIAVVSRYERLFTRYLLGRFDAAEQTPPGWQRGGDDDSMLAEVSAAAVVAAHNHVLRRWLRAGGHGDVEAQLDHSFGVIRGTFWPTPPSGARRRGTTLAPGAIGDGVPREEPAAVSALSASPSGEVLITVARTDAPLELVVDSIRAALASGNPV, from the coding sequence ATGGATCGCCAGACCTCGTCTCCCCAGCAGCAGCCGCCGGCCGCCGGGCCCGATCAGTCGCGTTCGGGGGCGGAGTCCGGACCGGGCAGCCGCCGGGCCGCCGCCCAGCGGCTGCAGATGCGCCAGGACCTCACCGCCGCGGCGATGGAGCTGTTCGCCACCCAGGGGTACGAGGAGACGACGGTCGACCAGATCGCGGCCGCGGCCGGGGTCGCCCGGCGGACCTTCTTCCGGTACTTCCGGTCGAAGGAGGAGGCGATCTTCCCGGACCACGACGACACCCTGGTGCGGGTGGCGGACCTGCTGGCCAGCGCCGACGCCGAGGAGCACCCGCTGGACGTGGTGTGCCGGGGCATCAAGGAGGTGCTGCGGATGTACGCCTCCACGCCGGAGATGTCGGTGGCCCGCTACCAGCTGATCCGGCAGGTCCCGGCGCTGCGCGAGCGCGAGATCGCGGTGGTCTCCCGCTACGAGCGGCTGTTCACCCGCTACCTGCTGGGCCGGTTCGACGCGGCCGAGCAGACCCCGCCGGGCTGGCAGCGCGGCGGGGACGACGACTCGATGCTGGCCGAGGTGTCGGCGGCGGCGGTGGTCGCGGCGCACAACCACGTGCTGCGGCGCTGGCTGCGGGCCGGCGGCCACGGCGACGTGGAGGCGCAGCTGGACCACTCCTTCGGGGTGATCCGGGGGACGTTCTGGCCGACCCCGCCGAGCGGGGCGCGCCGCCGCGGCACCACGCTGGCACCCGGTGCCATTGGTGACGGAGTGCCACGGGAGGAGCCTGCGGCGGTGAGCGCACTGAGTGCCAGTCCGAGTGGTGAGGTACTGATCACAGTCGCCCGGACGGACGCGCCGCTGGAGCTGGTGGTGGATTCCATCAGAGCCGCCCTGGCGAGCGGAAATCCGGTGTAA